In the genome of Primulina tabacum isolate GXHZ01 unplaced genomic scaffold, ASM2559414v2 Contig486, whole genome shotgun sequence, the window AAATGAAGGaaactttttttccttttctttgtaTTATTTTGTAAAGTTTGACGGGTACATGATGATAGTTTTTTATGTTTGTCATTACCttgttttattaatttattttcccCCTGAAATGGGCCAGTCGATAAACATAAAGATAATTTACTTtcttttatttgattttgaattattcaaGCAGGGAGTCTCATTCTCTACATGTGTTGTGAACTTCGAATCTTTGCGAGAATTATTGGAAATACTTATAATTGGCTTTTCCCTAATTAATTTTAGGGAATTTCATATCCGCCTCTTCATTGTGATTAATATTCTGAGATATTTTTTCTCATGTAAGGTAACGCATCgatatttttgtattttggttCCACCTTACACAGATTTCTTATAGTTATTCTATTGCAATAATCGTCAACTTTATAATTTTGTTCTTTTTGCATGTTAGGGATGAGGGAAAAATTCCTCGCAAGCTTGTGGAGTGCATCAATACATATTTGTTAAAGGATGGACCAAATTTAGGTGGCAAATCCCTGGAAATTCATCAAGCAGTAAATCATTTCGTGTTTCGGTACTGGTTTGCTACTCATGATCGAAGTCTAAAGGTGTCTTGAGTGGTACTAAGTTGATGGTTTTAATTTAAAGTTAAATGTCTGTAGTACTTCTAATTTGTCCTTCATTAGTAGGATTCTCTTATTTGCTAGAGGTGTGGATGACGGTTCTATTTTACTAGAACTTGTGGATGTGATGAGCAAGGAGCTTGATCAAATGAGTACTTCCAGCACCAATTCACCCGAGTTAGAATTACAACGTGCTTAATTTTTGGTGGGTTTATGAAATGCTACTTCTCTGTTCTTgtttgtattttatttattattattattttgagtgACTCAATTAGGGGTgaaaaatgtgggattatgacAAGCTCACAGTTCAAGGTGGCGGAGCTTGTTGCCCTTGTGTTTTGCCGGGTACTTATTGCAGCAACTTTATTGTTGTGCCTTTTAAAGTTGATACTCCATTGCATATTTGTGGTTGTGTGCTTACCAGACATGATATGGCTCTTTTGTATTTCATTGGGTTATGGGCTTGGTTTTATCTTCTGGTGGTTATTTTCAACCTTATTTTATGTTCCATTGTTGCTAAAATTGTAGCAGCTTACTctattaaattttgaataataGGAAGATGGGAAAAACAACAGAAAAAAGTGAAAAGTCTGGTCATAAGTGTTGTCGCCATAAATGATTTTTTCTTCTTGATTTTATATAATTGTCACCACTTCATGCTCGTAAGAGGACTTGGGATATTAATGGTGGAGTAAACCACTTCAATCAAATTACAAATTGATTTCAATATTGAAGATTCAAAGTGAGATtctatcaaatgaaaaattgaGTTCTGACCCCTTTTTGATTCAACAATTAACATGAATTTAAGCTTTTAAATGAACTAAAAGGGCTTAATAGAATTTTGGACTTCAATATGTAGAATTCCATTTATATCATTTTGAGCAGAAATAAATACGGTATAAAACTGTTGAAGGCTTTTCAGCTGTGATAtgatgcaaaatttttaaaacataatgAGAGGAAAGGACAACTTAGAGAACATAAGTAAATAAACTGAGAGAACATAAGTAAATATTAAGTGTGATTTTAATgaatcaaaatttgatttctaATTCTTTTGCTTTTTGAAATAGTTTGAGATCTTTTTAGTTGCTTCCATGTATTTGGTATGACTTGAAGTATtcctctttatttattttttttttgatagaaaactaaatttattatgataatataatGTTACACCATTTGCGCGGATAAGTAATCCGCAACCACATTACAAGAAGTCTACTTAAACCCAACACTATAAGTAATcctctttatttcagttttgagAAAAACAGTTTTCCATATTTATGGTCAAAGGTTACAAGGCAATGTTCACTTTCCAGGTGTGCGCTAATACATATAAAAGTCCAGTTACTGAAAAATGTGCCCGGAGGGAGCATGTGGTTGTCCTGATAAAAGAGAGTCGTGGAGGGCAAATGGCCATGGTAACTTGTTCTTTTGCgtagataaaaaaatataaacatcaaATATCTCAATACTTAACAGTATCCTTTGGGCTGATGGATGGTGTGATATCATGTTTTTTCCTTGTTCATGGATCACACATTCAATGGCAAATCCGAcacaatatttttcaataatttccAAATTTGTTTTTCTAGTGTTCACATTTGCATTCATGTTGCTACTTATTATCCATCATCTTGAGTTAAAACGAGCTAATATTCGTGGCAGGCATGCTGCACTTGTTTGTCGCATCCGCAATTATTCTACTCGCATCCGTAAAGATCACTTATTGTTTTGGTTTGACAGCATATCTGCAAACTTTGAAAGGTaaaattcattgattttattGTGAAATCTTGACTGTTACCTGTAGCTTTATTGACTGGTTTATATTTCATCCTCAGGTGACAAAAAATTTGTGCTCCTGTAGTCTATTTGTCTCCTTCCTGTGTGCTGGAGATGCATTCTCATTTTCTTGATATTTTAATCTGGTTAATATCTATACCTCTTCGTTGAGGGAGAGGAGAGCTGTTGTCTGTTTTGCTTTTTGCCTTCATTTCGAACTTATTATTTTGGTACCAGTAgggaattattttttttcttgttaGGGTCTTGCAGGGGCACAGTTCTCTTATCTTTGTTGGTTTGGTCATGTGCTTTGTAGGTTCTCTTTTTCCTtttgcttttcagtacaaatgTTAATTCATCAGGTTTGCTTACTCAAGTGATACCGCCATTCAGACTTGTTTCTAATGTTTCTGTTTTTCATACTTCTGATATCAAATTTGCCCTTTCTGGAGTCCGCagtcaaattttgatttccgGAATTCGCTTGTTCTCGATTGCAGAATTATTAACGCTGCAACTTTAGAGCATTCTTATGACGATCTGTTCTGGACGTTGCAGTAGGTTGTTCCTTTACAGGCAAAAACTTCGTTTCACTCTGTATAATTGAGCCTAAGAAATCAGTGTGATATGGTTTGCAACTGTAATAATTTGATGCTTAAACAAACACTATGATATCTTACTTTTTATGTGATATAACTTATTTCTTATGTTCAGAAATGCCTTCTAGTTTCTTTTTTTCTGATAAGATAAGAAACAATattattttaacaaaagatTTTAATTACAAAAAGGAGACCAGAGGTCATCGCATAACAAAGTAAGAACTGGAATCATATTAACACAATATGAGACTCCAATCCCTAAACAAATCTGACAGCGAAAACATTTTAAACTCCACATTATCATGGCCGATAGCAATCATATATTGTGGATGGACTGGATTGTTGCTCATCAATTATTGCGAACATCTTACCTTCCTACTTCTCTCCCTTTCCTTTCCCTATCTCTTACtcttattaataatttttttctggCTCTTTCTATCAACGTcctttttgaagaaaaatggctCTGATTAAATTGTTTGTGTTTGGTTGGCGTCTGGG includes:
- the LOC142534396 gene encoding serine/threonine-protein kinase ATM-like isoform X1, yielding MSKELDQMSTSSTNSPEGEKCGIMTSSQFKVAELVALVFCRVCANTYKSPVTEKCARREHVVVLIKESRGGQMAMACCTCLSHPQLFYSHP
- the LOC142534396 gene encoding serine/threonine-protein kinase ATM-like isoform X2 → MSKELDQMSTSSTNSPEGEKCGIMTSSQFKVAELVALVFCRVCANTYKSPVTEKCARREHVVVLIKESRGGQMAMNY